Genomic window (Rosa chinensis cultivar Old Blush chromosome 6, RchiOBHm-V2, whole genome shotgun sequence):
CAAGAGTTATTGTGTGGCCTGGAAACAGGCCAAACAGGTGTGATACATGTCGATGGTGCACTTCTGGGTCCTCAAAATCTTGTGCCTGCATCATAACATAGATAATTATTTGTTTACAATTAATATGACAATAATTTAAACGACCTTATCAGACATCATAAAAGACCTGGAAACAGATTCCTAAAGCATGAAATTTAAGACTACTGGCTCACCCATTCCATAATAGAACCATCTCTAGCAATTTTTGTGGGTGGAAGCCTAGATTGAGCATTACGAACTTTTTCAACAAAAGTATCTTGAGTTTTTCCTAGAACCTGTTTCAAAAGGAAATACTGTTAGACTAAAACATACACAGTTGCTATAGCTAAGCATGATTTCACAGGCCTACAAATAGAGCTCAACCTCAGCAGCAGTAAGTACTGCAGAAAAGACTTCTTTTATGATTGAGATGTCCATGGTTGATGAGTAGCTCACGCTGGCCTGCTTACCATCAGGAGCAATAAACATGTGCTCTGGAGAAGTTGATGGGTTGGTTTCAAGATACCCACCACGTCCTTCAATCAACCAGTCCAGCAGAAATAATGCACATCCTTCCAACAAAGGATATGCCTTATTTTTCAGGAAATCCTAATGACAGAAAAATAATTAGCCTCTATTATTCTACCAGAAAACTTACTCAGATTAGTAAGATAAGACGAGAAACAAATACATATACTAGTTTCTTAATATAAATGGCTATACAATTGACACACTGGTAAGTGTAACTAAATTAGACTGCCAATCCAACAGCCATGCAGTTGGAGTGTTGGCCCCTAAACATAACCTCTTCCTCTCCAAGAAAGAGAGAGTAGACAATGTTTTGAGAGTATAGGAGCTCACCTTGTCCATTGTATAAGTATAATGTTCCCATAGATGAGTACAGATCCACGCCCCTCCCATTGGCCATAAAGCCCATACAGCTTGACCTCGATCCGGTGATGTTTTCGCCCATATGTCAGTCACTTGATGCACAACCCAACCACTAACTTCATAGTTGACCTGAAATATTTTACTTGAAATTAATAAGAAAGGAAACGCTCAGAGAAACAGGGAATCCTTTTAAAGGTAACTACAAATATTAATTGATCATAATTGACCAATTCATGCTTGATTGCACAAGGACTACTACTTAGGAGATGCATGGGTTGTCCAAAGGAATTCCAATTGGCCATCCTATAGGCACTGCAATGTGCAGTCACACAATTGAGTagggttttttttatattttttttatgtaattACAAAACTTTGATGCCTCTCACAATTTCATCTCAGAATGCTGATTTGCAGCATGCATGTTTTAACACATTAGTCTCACTTAAGAAAAACCTGATCCAAATGTACTCTGGTAACAAGAACCCAAAACATTTATAGCCTTATATGAGAATGCTAAAAGTTAAGAAAGGGTTTGAATATAAACTACAAAGGCAGAATTCTCACCTTTGCTGTTTTACTTCCGTTAATAGATAATAAAGATGTGAAATCAAATAAGGGTTCCTGGCATTCTCGTAGATTACAAGGAAGGGAAGGCCAATAGTTCATCTGAAGATTAATGTTCGTATGAGGAGCACCACTGAAAGAATAAAGGTGAAGTAAGTAACACCTCAGATTATTGCAAAAATCTATGAGAAATAAACAGCCCCAAATTAGTTTAGCTATGGCTCATATTGATATATTTAACTCTATGATGGTTCACTTGCCACGTTGTTACACTCACCTATGTTCCTCTAGAAAGCTTTCAACATCTAAAACAGATCAATACCCtaggacacacacacacacacagagggaGGGACACATACTCCCATGCAGGTTCAATTTTGTAGTTCCATATACCCTGCAGGTTTGCCGGCTGAGTTCCAGGCCGTGAGCATGAAATAAGGAGATATCGACCATATTGGAACAAGAGTTCCACAAAAGAAGGATCTTCATCAGTTTTAAAGGATTTCACCCTGTCAGCAGTAGAACCCAAGGCATTGTCACTTCCCTTGAAATTCAAATTGGTAATAGGGTTGagcttcttcatctccaaaGTTTCATTTCCTAACATGCTCTTGGAGCTCTTAGAGAGCTGCAATGAGACACGATGAAAAAGATTCTGATAGTCATCCAAATGATGAGCATAGAGGTCAGAATATGACAAATTTCTTATTGAATTCAATGCAGTGAGAGACTCTGAAGTTGGATTTCTCTTAGAATCAGAAGGCTTAGTAAATGGATCCTTAAATGAAGATGAGGCCACCAGAAGCAAAACAGCCCAATCTGCCTCTTCAACTCTAAATTTCTTGTCATCCAAAGCATGTATCACACCTTTGTCACCACTAATCTGCAAATCAAGAACTGCAGTAAACTGAATCCCCTCTGGATTGTCATTATACTTTGGTGAAATTCTTCTACCAGGACAACTTCCTTCAAGTATAATTTGGTTTTTACCATTTAAATGTGAACCATGATGCATCTTGCTGTCTAGAGAAACTGTGAATGATAGGGACCCTGATTTACTTGCAGAGATCTTTGTCACAATCACTTGATCGGGATTTGAAGCAAAATGCTCCCTAGTATATTCTACATCACCCACAGAATATTTTATCCTTGCTGTTGCAGTATCTAGGTCTAGCTCTCTGCTGTAAGTTTCTTCAGCATACTTGAGATGCGAATCATCAAATTCTAGGTTGATGTCGCCGAGTAGTTGGTATACCTTCATAAAAAGTATATAACAGAATATTATTCCAAAATAACCAAAGTCTCCTTATAGACATGGAACCATcaaatttgaacttttgaagtAGCATTGACAACAATAAGCCATTATTGTGACAAAATTGGAATCTAGTTAACCATAAGCTGTGAATTACAAGATTCCAATTAGATTTACCATACAAAACCTAATGGCATTTCAAAACAGACCTCTATAAGATGACATATTGTCTACTCTTTTATGTCACTGATTAAATTATCATTCCGCTATCACCAACAATCAGCAAAATTAGTACTTGTACTGAATTGCATAGCATGTTTGGCCATATTAGAATGTGTTTATCTTCTAATCAATATTCAGTACGAGTTCATTTCTATTAAGTAGCAAAATGACGAAGGAAGCATAATTGAAGCGGATGAAGTTACATACATCAGAAGGATCTCCGGACAACTTAACTGCAGCTTCAGTAGCTTCAACATATTTACCATCATCAACAAGTTTCCTGACCTCTGTTAGCGCCTGTGGAGCATTTGGGTTGGTGTAGTTGCCCGGAGTTCCAGTCCAGAGTGTGTCCTCTATACCAATTGAAACGTTTTGCAATTAGTTTCACTATAATTTACGGTGTGTCTGTCTGTgcaagagagaaagaaagagagagagaaatagactTGAACATTTAGAATTTATTTCATCATCAAAAACCTGAAAAGGCAAAAATCTCAATTCAACTCACCCTAAAATTAATTGTGATAAAAAGTAATTTATCAGAAAAAGACTGCTGTAAGAATaatctttcatttcaaaatttctttaTATCTCAGATTTCCCACCCACCAAATTGAATATTTAGAACCAAAATTTGTTCTCAACAACAAAGTCAGATGACCAAACTTCCCAAAAGATGCTCAACAATCAACGCCTATAAGGTTCTTGCATTCAAATTCTACTCATTTTCAAGCACAACAAGTAAGGTGCATCCTGATTCAATTCAGGGTCCCTCTACAAATCATTTGCTCACTC
Coding sequences:
- the LOC112170214 gene encoding alpha-L-fucosidase 2 isoform X1, which translates into the protein MEDGDWVLVRPPAEKDLWTPSLVKEDESSKPLKVTFGGPAKFWTDAIPIGNGRLGAMVWGGVPSETIQLNEDTLWTGTPGNYTNPNAPQALTEVRKLVDDGKYVEATEAAVKLSGDPSDVYQLLGDINLEFDDSHLKYAEETYSRELDLDTATARIKYSVGDVEYTREHFASNPDQVIVTKISASKSGSLSFTVSLDSKMHHGSHLNGKNQIILEGSCPGRRISPKYNDNPEGIQFTAVLDLQISGDKGVIHALDDKKFRVEEADWAVLLLVASSSFKDPFTKPSDSKRNPTSESLTALNSIRNLSYSDLYAHHLDDYQNLFHRVSLQLSKSSKSMLGNETLEMKKLNPITNLNFKGSDNALGSTADRVKSFKTDEDPSFVELLFQYGRYLLISCSRPGTQPANLQGIWNYKIEPAWDGAPHTNINLQMNYWPSLPCNLRECQEPLFDFTSLLSINGSKTAKVNYEVSGWVVHQVTDIWAKTSPDRGQAVWALWPMGGAWICTHLWEHYTYTMDKDFLKNKAYPLLEGCALFLLDWLIEGRGGYLETNPSTSPEHMFIAPDGKQASVSYSSTMDISIIKEVFSAVLTAAEVLGKTQDTFVEKVRNAQSRLPPTKIARDGSIMEWAQDFEDPEVHHRHVSHLFGLFPGHTITLEKTPDLCKAVDYTLFKRGEEGPGWSTTWKTALWARLHNSEHAYRMVKHLIDLVDPEREGDFEGGLYSNLFTAHPPFQIDANFGFSAAVAEMLVQSTVKDLYLLPALPRDKWANGCVKGLKARGGVTVNICWSEGDLHEVGIWSKDNNTVKKLHYRGSTVTANISSGRIYTFNRQLKCVRTVSL
- the LOC112170214 gene encoding alpha-L-fucosidase 2 isoform X2; this translates as MEDGDWVLVRPPAEKDLWTPSLVKEDESSKPLKVTFGGPAKFWTDAIPIGNGRLGAMVWGGVPSETLQLNEDTLWTGTPGNYTNPNAPQALTEVRKLVDDGKYVEATEAAVKLSGDPSDVYQLLGDINLEFDDSHLKYAEETYSRELDLDTATARIKYSVGDVEYTREHFASNPDQVIVTKISASKSGSLSFTVSLDSKMHHGSHLNGKNQIILEGSCPGRRISPKYNDNPEGIQFTAVLDLQISGDKGVIHALDDKKFRVEEADWAVLLLVASSSFKDPFTKPSDSKRNPTSESLTALNSIRNLSYSDLYAHHLDDYQNLFHRVSLQLSKSSKSMLGNETLEMKKLNPITNLNFKGSDNALGSTADRVKSFKTDEDPSFVELLFQYGRYLLISCSRPGTQPANLQGIWNYKIEPAWDGAPHTNINLQMNYWPSLPCNLRECQEPLFDFTSLLSINGSKTAKVNYEVSGWVVHQVTDIWAKTSPDRGQAVWALWPMGGAWICTHLWEHYTYTMDKDFLKNKAYPLLEGCALFLLDWLIEGRGGYLETNPSTSPEHMFIAPDGKQASVSYSSTMDISIIKEVFSAVLTAAEVLGKTQDTFVEKVRNAQSRLPPTKIARDGSIMEWAQDFEDPEVHHRHVSHLFGLFPGHTITLEKTPDLCKAVDYTLFKRGEEGPGWSTTWKTALWARLHNSEHAYRMVKHLIDLVDPEREGDFEGGLYSNLFTAHPPFQIDANFGFSAAVAEMLVQSTVKDLYLLPALPRDKWANGCVKGLKARGGVTVNICWSEGDLHEVGIWSKDNNTVKKLHYRGSTVTANISSGRIYTFNRQLKCVRTVSL